Part of the Stackebrandtia endophytica genome is shown below.
TTGACGCTGGAGGACGTGTTGGAGGTCTACCACGCCGAGCACACCAGTGGCCTGGCCGCCGGTGGTCCCGGAGTGGTCGGGGTTGTGGTCCAGCTGGGCGGTCAGACGCCGCTGGGACTGGCTCGCAGTCTGACCACCGCGGGAGTTCCGGTGCTGGGTACCCCGGCGGAGAGCATCCACCTGGCGGAGGACCGCGGCGCGTTCAGCAAGATCCTGGCCAAGGCGGGCCTTCCGGCTCCCAAGCACGGGACCGCGCAGACCTTCACCGAGGCTCAGGCGATCGCGGCCGAGATCGGATACCCGGTGCTGGTGCGACCCTCCTACGTCCTGGGGGGTCGGGGGATGGAGATCGTCTACGACGACGAGAATCTCCAGTCCTACATCACCCGGGCCACCGACATCAGTCCGGAGCACCCGGTGCTGGTCGACCGGTTCCTCGACGACGCGATCGAGATCGACGTCGACGCGTTGTGCGACGGTGACGAGGTCTACCTCGGCGGCATCATGGAGCACATCGAGGAGGCGGGTATCCACAGTGGTGACTCGTCGTGTGCGCTCCCGCCGATCACGCTGGGCTACGGCACGATCGAGCAGATCCGGCGACACACCGAGAAATTGGCCCACGGAATCGGGGTGCGCGGCCTGCTGAACGTCCAGTACGCGCTCAAGGACGACACCCTCTACGTCTTGGAGGCCAATCCGCGGGCCAGCCGCACCGTGCCGTTCGTGTCCAAGGCGACCGGGATCTCGCTCGCCAAGGCCGCCACCCGCATCATGGTGGGGGACACGATCGCGACACTGCGCGCCGAGGGGGTGCTGCGTGCCGAGGGCGACGGAGGCAACCTGCCCGCCCACGCGCCGATCTCGGTCAAGGAGGTCGTGTTGCCCTTCAAGCGATTCCGCACCGTCGAGGGGCGAGGCATCGACGCGCTCCTGGGACCCGAGATGAAGTCCACCGGCGAGGTCATGGGCATCGACACCGCGTTCGGTCACGCCTTCGCCAAGGCGCAGACGGCGACCTACGGAGCGGTTCCCACCACCGGCAAGGTGTTCGTCTCGGTCGCCGATCGGGACAAGCGCGCCGTGGTGTTCCCGGTCAAGCGGTTGGTGGATCTGGGCTTCACCGTCTACGCGACTCGCGGTACCGGCGAGGTACTGCGACGTCACGGTATCGAATTCACCCTGGCGCGGCGACACAGCGACCCGGCCAGTGACATGTCACTGCGCGACACGGTCGAGCTGATCCGCTCCGGTGAACTCGCTATGGTCATCAATACTCCGGCCGGCTCGGCGGGTGTTCGTACCGATGGGTACGAGATCCGAAGTGCAGCCGTCGTGGCGGATACTCCTTGTGTCACGACGATTCAGGGCGCCGCGGCGGCGGTGATGGGCATCGAGGCCGTGATTCGTGGTGATTTGACCGTGCGGCCACTTCAGGCGCTGCACGCGGCACTGAACGAGGAATGACGATGCTGTATGAACGCGCAGTCCGGCCCGTACTGTTTCGGGTCGGACGTGGTGACCCGGAGACGGCCCATGAGAAGACGCTGGGCTGGTTGAGCGGAATCGGACGACAGCCGTGGCTGTTGAAGGCGCTCACGAAGGTCAACCAGGTGAAGGACCCGTGTCGGCTGTTCGGGCTGGATTTCCCGAACGTGGTCGGGCTGGCGGCAGGCATGGACAAGAACGGTGTCGCCGTTCAGACCTGGTCGGCCCTCGGGTTCGGTTTCATGGAGATCGGCACGGTGACCTGGCGTCCCCAGCCGGGCAATCCACGGCCGCGGCTGTACCGGCTGCCCACCAGCAAGGCGCTGATCAACCGCATGGGCTTCAACAACGAGGGCGCCCAGGCGCTCGCCCGCCGGCTCGGCAGCGGCGTCAAGCCGCCCATTCCGGTGGGGATCAGTCTGGGCAAGTCCAAGTCCACCCCGTTGGAGCAGGCCGCCGACGACTACGTCGCCTCCTTCGTGGAGCTTTATCGGTTCGCCGATTACTTCGCCGTCAACGTCTCCTCACCCAACACGCCCGGGCTGCGCAATCTCCAGGATGCCGAGGGACTGAGCACGATTCTGCGTGCCCTGCGGGACCAGAACACGCGTCTGGCCGGTGGCGGTCCGGGCAGACCGATCCTGGTCAAGATCGCACCCGATCTGACCGAGACGGCCATCTCGCAGGCGCTGGAGGTGTGCCTGGCACACGGCGTGTCGGGCATCATCGCCACCAACACGACCCTCGGACGTGACGGGGTGGTCTCGGTGGATCGGGAGCGCGCGGCGCAGCCGGGCGGCCTGTCCGGTGGGCCATTGCGCAACATCGCGTTGCCGGTGGTCTCGTTCGTTCAACGGGAAACCGGCGGGCGGCTGCCGGTCGTGGGGGTCGGTGGTATCACCGAGCCCCGCCACGCCGCCGAACTCATCGACGCGGGAGCCAGCCTGGTGCAGCTGTACACGGGATTCGTCTACTCGGGTCCCAAACTGGTGCGTCGATCCGCAAAGGCGGCGCGTCAGGCGTTGCAGGCCCGGCAGACGCCGCGTCCGTATCCCCATGGTCCCCAGGGAGGTGGCCACTATGGCTGAGAAGAGTTTCGGTGCCAGATGCGTCGAGGCGTTGGAACGTCGCGGTCCACTGTGCGTCGGCATCGACCCACACGACGACTCGTTGCGCGAGTGGGGGCTGTCGGTCGACGTCGCCGGAGCCGAACGGTTCTGTATGACCCTGGTCGAGGCGTTGGCCGACGAGGTGGCGGTACTCAAACCGCAGTCGGCGTTCTTCGAACGCTTCGGCTCGGCGGGCATCGCCCTGCTGGAGCGGGTCGTGCAGGCGGCACGTCAGGCGGGTGCACTGGTGCTTTTGGACGTCAAACGCGGCGACATCGGCTCCACGGTCCGGGCCTACGCACAGGCCTATTTGGACCCGTCGTCGCCGTTGGCGGTCGACGCGGTCACGGTCAGCCCGTTCCTCGGGGTCGGCTCGTTGCGGCCGATGTTCGAGATGGCCGAGGAACACGGTGGTGGAGTCTTCGTACTGGCGTTGACTTCCAATGCCGAGGGGATCACCGTACAGCGTGCCCGTCGCAAGGACGGAAGGACGGTCGCCCAGTCCATCATCGACGAAGTTCGGACCCTCAACGAGGAGGCCACCGGGCTCGGTTCGATGGGCCTGGTCATCGGGGCAACGGTCGGTGACTGTCGGTCACAGTCGATGCCGCCGGGTCGTCAGAAGACCTACGGAATCACTCACACCGGCATCTCATCCGGTGAAACGGCTCACGACTTGTCCGGATTGAACGGGCCGATTCTGGTCCCGGGTATGGGCGCCCAAGGTGGAAAGCCGAGCGATCTTCGTCGGGTGCTGGGCAGTGCGACAAAGTACGCGATCCCTTCGTATTCAAGGGAAATCGCAAGTCAGGGGCCATCCGTGACGGCTCTGCGAGCCGCGGCGACGACCGCGGTGGAGGCCTGTCGAGAGGCAATACGGGCATAGCCTGGGGGGATACCGTGCGAAGTTGGCACGTACCCCGAGTTGCGACGCCTTTGGTCGTGTGGTTACGTTTCCCGCGCTGGGTTATAAAACCAGCGTGTGGGAGGGGCCGACGCGATCGGGCCCTCTACATAGTCCTTAATAGACCAATCACCTCACCCTAGGAGACCCCGTGGCGCTCCCGCAACTCACGCCTGAGCAGCGCGCCGCAGCCTTGGAAAAGG
Proteins encoded:
- the pyrF gene encoding orotidine-5'-phosphate decarboxylase, with amino-acid sequence MAEKSFGARCVEALERRGPLCVGIDPHDDSLREWGLSVDVAGAERFCMTLVEALADEVAVLKPQSAFFERFGSAGIALLERVVQAARQAGALVLLDVKRGDIGSTVRAYAQAYLDPSSPLAVDAVTVSPFLGVGSLRPMFEMAEEHGGGVFVLALTSNAEGITVQRARRKDGRTVAQSIIDEVRTLNEEATGLGSMGLVIGATVGDCRSQSMPPGRQKTYGITHTGISSGETAHDLSGLNGPILVPGMGAQGGKPSDLRRVLGSATKYAIPSYSREIASQGPSVTALRAAATTAVEACREAIRA
- a CDS encoding quinone-dependent dihydroorotate dehydrogenase — protein: MLYERAVRPVLFRVGRGDPETAHEKTLGWLSGIGRQPWLLKALTKVNQVKDPCRLFGLDFPNVVGLAAGMDKNGVAVQTWSALGFGFMEIGTVTWRPQPGNPRPRLYRLPTSKALINRMGFNNEGAQALARRLGSGVKPPIPVGISLGKSKSTPLEQAADDYVASFVELYRFADYFAVNVSSPNTPGLRNLQDAEGLSTILRALRDQNTRLAGGGPGRPILVKIAPDLTETAISQALEVCLAHGVSGIIATNTTLGRDGVVSVDRERAAQPGGLSGGPLRNIALPVVSFVQRETGGRLPVVGVGGITEPRHAAELIDAGASLVQLYTGFVYSGPKLVRRSAKAARQALQARQTPRPYPHGPQGGGHYG